From a region of the Nonlabens sp. Hel1_33_55 genome:
- a CDS encoding vancomycin high temperature exclusion protein gives MKRLLNILVFLVVAGLIAVVFLQVYVNQTAARHITDNMEQLDAAYTGIVLGASVRPDKSLSPILKDRVDAAFQAYKRGKIKKFLLSGDHGQVDYDEVNAMKTYLNNKGVPNSDIFLDHAGFDTYDSMIRAKSIFKVTDAIVFTQKFHLPRAIYLGRNLDLDLKGFAVDPADYEPSSHLIRREWLANVKAWTEIHIEKKPTFEGIAIPITGSSAPTHDQ, from the coding sequence ATGAAAAGACTACTTAACATTCTTGTGTTTCTAGTCGTTGCTGGTCTCATTGCTGTGGTTTTCCTACAGGTTTATGTGAATCAGACGGCTGCTCGCCACATCACTGACAACATGGAGCAACTGGACGCCGCCTATACTGGGATCGTCCTGGGTGCGAGTGTGAGACCAGATAAAAGTTTATCACCCATTTTGAAAGATCGAGTGGATGCAGCGTTTCAAGCCTATAAACGTGGGAAGATCAAGAAATTCCTGTTGAGTGGTGACCACGGCCAGGTGGATTATGACGAGGTGAATGCCATGAAAACTTATCTAAACAATAAAGGTGTTCCCAATAGTGATATTTTTCTGGATCATGCGGGATTTGATACTTATGATAGTATGATACGAGCCAAATCAATTTTTAAAGTCACTGATGCCATTGTTTTTACGCAAAAATTCCACTTGCCACGGGCTATTTATTTAGGTCGCAATCTAGATCTGGATTTGAAAGGTTTTGCCGTCGATCCAGCTGACTATGAGCCATCATCACATTTGATACGCCGGGAATGGCTGGCTAATGTTAAAGCATGGACAGAAATCCACATTGAAAAGAAACCCACTTTTGAAGGTATTGCAATACCTATCACGGGAAGTAGCGCTCCTACACACGATCAATAA